The following proteins are encoded in a genomic region of Acidimicrobiia bacterium:
- a CDS encoding helix-turn-helix domain-containing protein: protein MISSELRASRRLMGLTLAQLSDLTGIAQPNLSRLELGKVDARLSTIEVVAGALGLELSLSLRTNSSLDAVQARMQQGSERLGARGITNREAAKRLEWKRRRGIDTSTEENLLT, encoded by the coding sequence ATGATCAGTTCAGAACTTCGTGCTTCCAGAAGGCTGATGGGACTCACGCTCGCCCAACTCTCCGACCTGACCGGTATTGCCCAGCCCAACCTTTCGCGTCTCGAGCTGGGGAAGGTCGACGCGAGACTTTCGACGATCGAGGTTGTTGCAGGTGCCCTGGGCCTCGAGCTGAGCTTGTCATTGCGCACGAACTCGAGCCTCGACGCCGTACAGGCTCGCATGCAGCAAGGTTCAGAACGTCTGGGGGCGCGCGGAATCACGAACCGCGAAGCGGCCAAACGTCTCGAGTGGAAGCGCCGGCGGGGCATAGACACGTCGACTGAGGAGAACCTGCTCACATGA
- a CDS encoding DNA-directed RNA polymerase subunit beta' yields MRQPFDELKISLATTDQIRAWSFGEVKKPETINYRTLKPEKDGLFDERIFGPQKDWECYCGKYKRIRYKGIICERCGVEVTRSKVRRERMGHIELAAPVTHIWFFKGVPSRLGYLMDMSPKELEKVIYFAAYLITFVDEERRQAELPELEDTMRAEVQIVRDEFTEWKEARLERLEQELSGMEEGGAKSQEISARRREVEREMRDREERAEHEVELIEEAFDRFRTLAPKQLIESEQLWREIFDRYADFYEGGMGAEAVKDYLSRIDLDAEMDLLDEMLSSNSAQKRQRATQRMKVVKPFSEAKNDPQAMILETIPVIPPDLRPMVQLDGGRFATSDLNDLYRRVINRNNRLKRLLDLGAPEIIVNNEKRMLQEAVDALFDNGRRGRAVTGPGNRALKSLSDMLKGKQGRFRQNLLGKRVDYSGRSVIVVGPSLLLHQCGLPKIMALELFKPFVMKRLVDLEIAQNIKSAKKMVERRRPQVWDVLGEVIQEHPVLLNRAPTLHRLGIQAFEPVLVEGKAIQIHPLVCEAFNADFDGDQMAVHLPLSAEAQAEARLLMLSTNNVLSPASGRPIVTPSQDMVIGIYYLSERVDDAPGAGRSFSSLEEARMAYENEELSLHAPVKIRLGNDLVGSADLHGDLTGTLKGLITPEPLPGDKSVETTLGRAIINTAFPVDFPYIEAVIFKSDVRRVIEEIIDRYGKTQVQQVLDAVKELGFHYATVAGLTIGLEDVKTPANKAEILSAFEERADKVLDLYQKGVITDDERRQELIEIWTEATDRVKDAMELTLKAEKFNPIDMMVRSGARGNIMQVRQIAGMRGLVANPKGDIIPRPIISNFREGLSVLEYFISTHGARKGLADTALRTADSGYLTRRLVDVSQEVIIREDDCETDRGIKLQIRHEVRRGSKKVWEPIRNLRSRLFGRYLADDIRVDGKLLRDPNGDTIKAGTVIGRQQLLALEGAAEGVDTVRVRSVLTCDSQHGVCRKCYGLSLATGREVELGEAVGIMAAQSIGEPGTQLTMRTFHTGGVAGEDITHGLPRVVELFEARTPKGKAVLSEVGGPVKLVEDEEGRRLIVAAKEGDAEYPITRRARVRIANGDVVEPGTALTEGPLDPKEVLEIRGVRAAQQYLVDQVQEVYRSQGVDIHDKHIEMIVRQMLKRVRVVNPHDASFLPAELVDDKVFRQINRELVEDAKTPAEGRPELMGITKASLATDSWLSAASFQETTRVLTEASLMGKSDYMRGLKENVIIGKLIPAGTGSGMYQAIEPALPGAEPISALGIFGDYPEGSSDDDLPLNPAEWLASIGEQKDEEEVAEPV; encoded by the coding sequence TTGCGACAGCCGTTCGATGAACTGAAAATCAGCCTTGCCACCACCGATCAGATCCGTGCCTGGTCGTTTGGTGAGGTGAAGAAACCCGAAACGATCAACTACCGCACGCTCAAGCCCGAAAAGGATGGCTTGTTCGATGAGCGGATCTTCGGGCCGCAAAAAGACTGGGAATGCTATTGCGGCAAGTACAAGCGGATCCGCTACAAGGGCATCATCTGTGAGCGCTGCGGTGTAGAGGTCACGCGTTCGAAAGTGCGCCGTGAGCGGATGGGTCACATTGAGCTGGCTGCCCCGGTCACCCACATCTGGTTCTTCAAGGGTGTGCCGAGCCGCCTGGGTTACCTCATGGACATGTCGCCCAAGGAGCTCGAGAAGGTCATCTACTTCGCGGCCTACCTGATCACGTTTGTCGACGAAGAGCGGCGTCAAGCCGAGCTTCCGGAGCTCGAAGACACGATGAGAGCCGAGGTGCAGATCGTCCGCGACGAGTTCACCGAGTGGAAAGAAGCTCGGCTCGAACGCCTCGAGCAAGAGCTCTCCGGCATGGAGGAGGGTGGTGCCAAGTCACAAGAGATCTCCGCTCGCCGCCGCGAGGTCGAACGTGAGATGCGCGACCGTGAGGAGCGCGCCGAGCATGAGGTCGAATTGATCGAAGAAGCCTTCGATCGGTTCCGCACGCTCGCTCCGAAGCAGCTCATTGAATCCGAGCAGCTCTGGCGTGAGATCTTCGACCGATATGCCGACTTCTATGAAGGCGGCATGGGCGCTGAAGCAGTCAAGGACTACTTGTCCCGGATCGATCTCGACGCCGAAATGGATCTACTCGACGAGATGCTGTCTTCGAACTCTGCGCAGAAACGCCAGCGGGCGACTCAGCGCATGAAGGTCGTCAAGCCGTTCTCCGAGGCGAAGAACGATCCCCAGGCGATGATCCTCGAAACGATCCCCGTCATACCACCCGATCTGCGCCCCATGGTGCAACTCGACGGCGGTCGGTTCGCCACCTCCGATCTCAATGATCTCTACCGCAGGGTGATCAACCGAAATAACCGGCTGAAGCGCTTGCTCGATCTAGGTGCGCCGGAAATCATCGTCAACAACGAGAAGCGGATGCTCCAGGAGGCAGTTGACGCCCTGTTCGACAACGGCCGGCGCGGCCGCGCCGTCACGGGACCGGGGAATAGGGCGCTGAAATCGTTGTCCGACATGCTGAAAGGCAAGCAAGGGCGATTCCGTCAGAACCTGCTCGGGAAGCGTGTCGACTACTCGGGTCGTTCCGTCATCGTGGTTGGTCCCAGTCTCTTGTTGCACCAGTGCGGTCTTCCCAAGATCATGGCGCTGGAGTTGTTCAAGCCGTTCGTGATGAAACGCCTGGTCGATCTCGAAATCGCCCAGAACATCAAGTCCGCGAAGAAGATGGTGGAACGGCGCCGCCCGCAGGTGTGGGATGTGCTCGGTGAGGTCATTCAGGAGCATCCGGTGCTGCTCAACCGCGCGCCGACGTTGCACCGGCTTGGCATTCAGGCATTCGAGCCGGTTCTCGTTGAGGGCAAGGCGATTCAGATCCACCCGCTCGTCTGTGAGGCGTTCAACGCCGACTTCGACGGCGACCAGATGGCCGTCCACTTGCCGCTGTCCGCAGAGGCTCAGGCGGAAGCCCGTTTGCTGATGCTTTCCACCAACAACGTTCTATCGCCCGCTTCCGGGCGTCCGATCGTGACCCCTTCTCAGGACATGGTCATCGGCATCTACTACCTATCCGAGCGCGTCGACGACGCGCCCGGTGCCGGCCGGTCGTTCTCGTCGCTCGAAGAGGCTCGAATGGCATACGAGAACGAGGAGTTGTCTTTGCACGCCCCGGTGAAGATCCGCCTCGGTAATGATCTCGTCGGCAGCGCGGACCTCCACGGTGACTTGACCGGAACGCTCAAGGGTCTCATCACCCCGGAGCCACTCCCCGGAGACAAGTCTGTGGAAACCACGTTGGGGAGGGCCATCATCAACACAGCCTTCCCGGTCGATTTCCCTTACATCGAGGCCGTGATCTTCAAGTCGGATGTCCGGCGGGTGATTGAGGAGATCATCGATCGCTACGGCAAGACCCAGGTCCAGCAGGTCCTCGATGCCGTGAAGGAGCTCGGATTCCATTACGCCACCGTTGCCGGTTTGACGATCGGTCTCGAAGACGTGAAGACGCCGGCCAACAAGGCTGAGATCCTGTCGGCGTTCGAGGAACGCGCCGATAAGGTCCTGGACCTGTATCAGAAGGGCGTGATCACCGACGACGAGCGCCGCCAGGAACTCATCGAGATCTGGACGGAAGCGACGGACCGTGTCAAAGACGCGATGGAGTTGACGCTCAAAGCGGAGAAGTTCAACCCCATCGACATGATGGTGCGCTCCGGTGCCCGTGGAAACATCATGCAGGTTCGCCAGATCGCCGGTATGCGTGGCCTGGTGGCCAACCCGAAGGGCGACATCATTCCGCGGCCGATCATCTCGAACTTCCGTGAAGGGTTGTCCGTGTTGGAGTACTTCATCTCCACACACGGTGCTCGCAAGGGTCTCGCCGACACCGCGCTTCGCACAGCAGACTCGGGCTACCTGACCCGTCGTCTCGTCGACGTGAGCCAGGAAGTCATCATTCGTGAGGACGACTGTGAGACAGATCGTGGCATCAAACTCCAGATCCGCCACGAGGTACGCCGCGGCTCGAAGAAGGTCTGGGAACCGATTCGCAATCTCCGTTCCCGCCTGTTCGGCCGGTATCTAGCCGATGACATAAGGGTCGATGGCAAGCTGCTCCGTGATCCGAACGGAGACACCATAAAGGCCGGTACCGTGATCGGTCGTCAGCAACTGCTCGCCCTCGAGGGTGCCGCGGAAGGTGTCGACACAGTCCGGGTGCGCTCGGTGTTGACCTGTGACTCGCAGCACGGAGTTTGCCGCAAATGCTACGGACTCAGCCTGGCGACGGGACGCGAAGTCGAGTTGGGTGAAGCAGTCGGCATCATGGCTGCCCAGTCGATCGGTGAGCCGGGAACCCAGCTGACCATGCGTACATTCCACACCGGTGGTGTGGCCGGTGAGGACATCACGCACGGCCTGCCCCGCGTCGTTGAGCTGTTTGAAGCCCGCACCCCGAAGGGTAAAGCCGTCCTGTCCGAAGTCGGTGGACCCGTCAAACTGGTCGAGGACGAGGAAGGGCGGCGTCTCATCGTTGCCGCCAAGGAAGGCGACGCCGAGTATCCGATTACTCGTCGGGCGCGGGTTCGTATCGCAAACGGCGATGTCGTCGAACCCGGGACTGCCTTGACCGAAGGCCCGTTGGATCCGAAAGAGGTTCTCGAGATTCGTGGCGTGCGCGCCGCCCAGCAGTATCTGGTCGATCAGGTGCAGGAGGTGTACCGGTCGCAGGGCGTGGACATCCACGACAAGCACATCGAGATGATCGTTCGGCAGATGCTGAAACGTGTGCGGGTCGTGAACCCTCACGACGCCTCTTTCTTGCCTGCCGAGCTGGTCGACGACAAGGTGTTCCGTCAGATCAACCGTGAACTGGTGGAAGATGCCAAGACGCCTGCAGAAGGTCGCCCCGAGCTCATGGGTATCACCAAGGCGTCGCTGGCCACCGATTCGTGGTTGTCGGCGGCTTCGTTCCAGGAGACGACCCGGGTATTGACCGAGGCATCCCTGATGGGCAAGTCGGATTACATGCGGGGGCTCAAAGAGAACGTCATCATCGGCAAACTCATCCCGGCCGGTACCGGCTCCGGGATGTACCAGGCCATCGAGCCGGCGCTCCCAGGAGCTGAGCCGATTTCTGCTTTGGGCATCTTCGGGGATTACCCCGAAGGCAGCTCCGATGATGATCTGCCTTTGAACCCGGCCGAATGGCTGGCCTCGATCGGAGAGCAGAAAGACGAGGAAGAGGTCGCCGAACCGGTGTAG